From the genome of Pelmatolapia mariae isolate MD_Pm_ZW linkage group LG12, Pm_UMD_F_2, whole genome shotgun sequence, one region includes:
- the taok3a gene encoding serine/threonine-protein kinase TAO3 isoform X2 — MLVHLAKVAIMFGLRSSGGSYEKMRSEYYLDVENPFCPQVTKQIHEHEQESELREQMSGYKRMRRQHQKQLIALENKLKAEMDEHRLKLQKEVETQANNAYIELEKLAKRHAVHSEKEMKTALADEKKFQQQIVTQQKKELTTFLDNQKKQYKLCKEKIKEEMNEDHSTPKKEKQERLSKHKENMQHSQAEEEAHLLSQQRVFYDRNCRAFKRKVMIKRHDLEQEQIREELNKKKTQKEMEHAMLIRHDESTQELEQRQLKTLQKLRMDLIRLQHQTELENQIEYNNRRERELHRKHVLELRQQPKNLKVLELQIKKQFQDTCKVQTKQYKALRHHQMEVTPKAEHKTVLKALKDEQTRKLAILAEQYEQSINEMMASQALRLDEAQEAECQALRQQLQQEMELLNAYQSKIKMQTEAQHEREQQKLEQKVSLRRAHLEQKIEEELVSLQKERTDRIKHLLERQEREIDTFDMESMRLGFNNLGTLDFPKDDYR; from the exons ATGCTGGTGCACTTGGCTAAAGTTGCCATCATGTTTGGCCTGAGGAGTTCAGGTGGAAGTTATGAGAAGATGCGGAGCGAGTACTACCTAGATGTGGAGAACCCTTTTTGTCCTCAG GTGACCAAACAGATTCATGAGCATGAGCAGGAAAGTGAGCTGCGAGAACAGATGTCCGGCTACAAGCGCATGCGGCGGCAGCACCAGAAGCAGCTGATCGCCCTGGAGAACAAGCTAAAGGCCGAGATGGACGAGCATCGGCTCAAGCTGCAGAAAGAGGTGGAGACGCAGGCCAACAACGCCTACATTGAACTGGAGAAGCTGGCAAAACGGCATGCTGTGCATTCTGAGAAAGAG ATGAAGACGGCGCTGGCAGACGAGAAGAAGTTCCAGCAGCAGATCGTGACCCAGCAGAAGAAGGAGCTAACCACGTTTCTGGATAATCAGAAAAAGCAGTACAAACTCTGCAAGGAGAAGATTAAGGAG GAGATGAACGAAGACCACAGCACACCCAAGAAGGAGAAACAGGAGCGTCTGTCCAAGcacaaggagaacatgcaacATTCCCAGGCCGAGGAGGAGGCCCATCTGCTCTCCCAGCAGAGGGTCTTTTACGACAGGAACTGCCGCGCCTTCAAGCGCAAAGTCATGATCAAGAGGCACGATTTGGAGCAAGAACAGATCAGAGAG GAGCTGAACAAGAAGAAGACCCAGAAAGAGATGGAGCATGCCATGCTGATCCGCCACGATGAGTCCACACAGGAACTGGAGCAGAGGCAGCTGAAGACCCTGCAGAAGCTGCGTATGGACCTCATCCGCCTGCAGCACCAGACGGAGCTGGAGAACCAGATTGAGTACAACAACAGACGTGAGCGTGAACTTCATCGCAAGCATGTGTTGGAGCTCCGGCAGCAACCCAAGAACCTCAAA GTTTTGGAGCTGCAGATCAAGAAGCAGTTTCAGGACACATGTAAGGTGCAGACCAAACAGTACAAGGCCCTACGCCACCACCAGATGGAAGTTACCCCTAAGGCCGAGCACAAGACTGTGCTCAAGGCCCTGAAGGATGAGCAGACACGCAAGCTGGCCATTCTGGCTGAGCAGTATGAGCAGAGCATCAACGAAATGATGGCTTCGCAGGCG CTGCGTCTGGATGAGGCCCAGGAAGCGGAGTGCCAGGCCCTgaggcagcagctgcagcaggagaTGGAGCTGCTCAATGCCTACCAGAGCAAGATCAAGATGCAGACCGAGGCACAGCATGAGCGTGAGCAGCAGAAGCTGGAGCAGAAGGTGTCGCTGCGCCGAGCACACCTGGAACAAAAG ATTGAAGAGGAGCTGGTTTCCCTTCAGAAGGAGCGAACCGACCGCATCAAACACCTGCTGGAACGCCaggagcgggagatcgacactTTTGACATGGAAAGCATGCGTCTGGGCTTCAACAACCTGGGCACCTTGGACTTTCCCAAGGACGACTACAGATGA
- the taok3a gene encoding serine/threonine-protein kinase TAO3 isoform X1 has product MPSSTRKGVPKDPELADLFFKDDPEDVFCDLHEIGHGSFGAVYFARNSYSNEVVAIKKMSYNGKQTTEKWQDIIKEVKFLGQLRHPNTIEYKGCYLKDNTAWLVMEYCLGSASDLLEVHKKPLQEMEIAAITHGALLGLAYLHSHNMIHRDVKAGNILLTELGQVKLADFGSASIASPANSFVGTPYWMAPEVILAMDEGQYEGKVDIWSLGITCIELAERKPPLFNMNAMSALYHIAQNDSPTLQSNEWSDLFRSFVDYCLLKIPQDRPSSGELLRHDFVRRERSPRILIDLIQRTKDAVRELDNLQYRKMKKILYQEKHNGPMGESQEEEEDSEAASCKMNSLGSNHSIPSTSVSTGSQSSSVNSMQEVLDDSCSDMTMMHPQDYSSTLDSSPHTKKDHQYNWDDGIHRDHRPEPTPASFDKSSQAQNYKNQGRFATIKSASLVTKQIHEHEQESELREQMSGYKRMRRQHQKQLIALENKLKAEMDEHRLKLQKEVETQANNAYIELEKLAKRHAVHSEKEMKTALADEKKFQQQIVTQQKKELTTFLDNQKKQYKLCKEKIKEEMNEDHSTPKKEKQERLSKHKENMQHSQAEEEAHLLSQQRVFYDRNCRAFKRKVMIKRHDLEQEQIREELNKKKTQKEMEHAMLIRHDESTQELEQRQLKTLQKLRMDLIRLQHQTELENQIEYNNRRERELHRKHVLELRQQPKNLKVLELQIKKQFQDTCKVQTKQYKALRHHQMEVTPKAEHKTVLKALKDEQTRKLAILAEQYEQSINEMMASQALRLDEAQEAECQALRQQLQQEMELLNAYQSKIKMQTEAQHEREQQKLEQKVSLRRAHLEQKIEEELVSLQKERTDRIKHLLERQEREIDTFDMESMRLGFNNLGTLDFPKDDYR; this is encoded by the exons ATGCCGTCGTCCACACGGAAAGGAGTACCGAAGGACCCCGAGTTGGCTGACCTCTTCTTCAAAGATGACCCAGAGGACGTTTTCTGTGACCTGCATGAGATCGGCCATGGCAGCTTTGGGGCCGTCTACTTT GCTCGGAACTCCTACTCCAACGAGGTGGTGGCCATCAAAAAGATGTCCTATAATGGCAAGCAGACTACTGAA AAGTGGCAGGACATCATTAAGGAAGTCAAGTTTTTGGGACAACTGCGACACCCAAACACAATTGAGTACAAAGGCTGCTACTTGAAAGACAACACTGCCTGG CTGGTGATGGAGTACTGTCTGGGCTCTGCATCAGATTTACTGGAGG TTCATAAAAAACCACTCCAAGAAATGGAAATTGCTGCCATTACCCACGGTGCCTTGCTAGGACTGGCTTACCTACATTCCCATAATATGATTCACAG AGATGTGAAAGCTGGTAATATCCTGCTGACTGAGCTGGGTCAAGTCAAACTGGCTGACTTTGGCTCCGCCTCCATTGCCTCACCTGCCAACTCCTTTGTGGGCACACCTTACTG GATGGCCCCAGAAGTGATCCTAGCCATGGACGAGGGCCAGTATGAAGGAAAAGTGGACATCTGGTCACTGGGGATCACTTGTATTGAACTGG CGGAACGTAAACCACCCTTGTTCAACATGAATGCCATGAGTGCCTTATATCACATTGCCCAGAACGACTCTCCCACACTGCAGTCCAATGAGTG GTCTGACCTCTTTCGCAGCTTTGTTGACTATTGCCTGCTGAAAATTCCTCAGGACAGACCCTCGTCGGGGGAGCTGCTACGA CATGATTTTGTACGTCGGGAACGCTCGCCACGCATTCTCATTGACCTCATCCAGAGGACCAAGGATGCAGTGCGTGAGCTCGACAATCTGCAGTACCGCAAGATGAAAAAGATCCTATACCAGGAGAAACACAACGGGCCCATGGGAGAGagccaggaggaggaggag GACAGCGAGGCAGCCAGCTGTAAGATGAACAGCCTGGGCAGCAACCACTCTATTCCCAGCACCTCGGTCAGCACGGGTAGCCAGAGCAGCAGTGTGAACAGCATGCAGGAGGTGTTGGATGACAGCTGCTCTGATATGACCATGATGCATCCCCAAGACTACAGCAGCACCCTGGACTCCTCCCCACACACCAAGAAG GACCATCAATACAACTGGGACGACGGGATCCACAGGGACCATCGGCCAGAGCCGACGCCAGCTTCCTTTGATAAGAGCAGCCAGGctcaaaactacaaaaaccaGGGCCGCTTTGCCACAATAAAGTCTGCCTCACTG GTGACCAAACAGATTCATGAGCATGAGCAGGAAAGTGAGCTGCGAGAACAGATGTCCGGCTACAAGCGCATGCGGCGGCAGCACCAGAAGCAGCTGATCGCCCTGGAGAACAAGCTAAAGGCCGAGATGGACGAGCATCGGCTCAAGCTGCAGAAAGAGGTGGAGACGCAGGCCAACAACGCCTACATTGAACTGGAGAAGCTGGCAAAACGGCATGCTGTGCATTCTGAGAAAGAG ATGAAGACGGCGCTGGCAGACGAGAAGAAGTTCCAGCAGCAGATCGTGACCCAGCAGAAGAAGGAGCTAACCACGTTTCTGGATAATCAGAAAAAGCAGTACAAACTCTGCAAGGAGAAGATTAAGGAG GAGATGAACGAAGACCACAGCACACCCAAGAAGGAGAAACAGGAGCGTCTGTCCAAGcacaaggagaacatgcaacATTCCCAGGCCGAGGAGGAGGCCCATCTGCTCTCCCAGCAGAGGGTCTTTTACGACAGGAACTGCCGCGCCTTCAAGCGCAAAGTCATGATCAAGAGGCACGATTTGGAGCAAGAACAGATCAGAGAG GAGCTGAACAAGAAGAAGACCCAGAAAGAGATGGAGCATGCCATGCTGATCCGCCACGATGAGTCCACACAGGAACTGGAGCAGAGGCAGCTGAAGACCCTGCAGAAGCTGCGTATGGACCTCATCCGCCTGCAGCACCAGACGGAGCTGGAGAACCAGATTGAGTACAACAACAGACGTGAGCGTGAACTTCATCGCAAGCATGTGTTGGAGCTCCGGCAGCAACCCAAGAACCTCAAA GTTTTGGAGCTGCAGATCAAGAAGCAGTTTCAGGACACATGTAAGGTGCAGACCAAACAGTACAAGGCCCTACGCCACCACCAGATGGAAGTTACCCCTAAGGCCGAGCACAAGACTGTGCTCAAGGCCCTGAAGGATGAGCAGACACGCAAGCTGGCCATTCTGGCTGAGCAGTATGAGCAGAGCATCAACGAAATGATGGCTTCGCAGGCG CTGCGTCTGGATGAGGCCCAGGAAGCGGAGTGCCAGGCCCTgaggcagcagctgcagcaggagaTGGAGCTGCTCAATGCCTACCAGAGCAAGATCAAGATGCAGACCGAGGCACAGCATGAGCGTGAGCAGCAGAAGCTGGAGCAGAAGGTGTCGCTGCGCCGAGCACACCTGGAACAAAAG ATTGAAGAGGAGCTGGTTTCCCTTCAGAAGGAGCGAACCGACCGCATCAAACACCTGCTGGAACGCCaggagcgggagatcgacactTTTGACATGGAAAGCATGCGTCTGGGCTTCAACAACCTGGGCACCTTGGACTTTCCCAAGGACGACTACAGATGA